GGGCCGTCGTAGCCCTTGATGCGGAACTTGCCCGGCTCGACCTCGTAGCCGTCACAGTCCGGGCTGTTGCCGCAGATATGCAGCTTGCGGGTCTCGTCGATCAGGTAGCTGTCCATGGCGGTGCCGCACTTCGGGCAACGATGCTTGGCCCGCAGGGCGTCGGTCTCGGCATCCTCGCCGGCATCGGCCGCCACCGCCTCGTCGCCGGGCAGCAGGTCGATGGTGGTCTTGCAGCGCTCCTTGGGTGGCAGGTTGTAGCCGGAGCAGCCCAGGAAGACCCCGGTGGAGGCGGTGCGGATCTGCATCTTGCGTCCGCAGCTCGGGCAGTCGATGTCGGTGGGCACCGGCTGGTTGGGCCGCATGCCCTCCTCGCTCTCGGCCTGGGCCAGCTCCTCACGGAATTCCGCGTAGAAGGCATCGAGCAGCTCGCGCCAGCGGCGCTCGCCCTCGGCCACCTCATCCAGGCTATCCTCCATGCGCGCCGTGAAGGAGTAGTCCATCAGGTCGGGGAAGGATTCCTTGAGGCGCTCGGTGACGATGTCGCCGAGCTTCTCGGCGTAGAAGCGCCGGTTCTCCAGCTTGACGTAGCCGCGGTCCTGGATGGTGGAGATGATGGCGGCGTAGGTGGACGGCCGGCCGATGCCCTTCTTCTCCAGTTCCTTGACCAGGCTCGCCTCGGTGTAGCGGGCCGGCGGCTTGGTGAAGTGCTGCTGGGGGTCCAGGGCCTCGAGGTGCAGGGGCGTGCCCTCGGCCAGGTCCGGCAGGGACTGGTCCTCGTCCTTGCGGCCCATGGGCTTCATGACCCGGGTATAGCCGTCGAACTTGAGCACGCGGCCCCTGGCCTTGAGCTCGTAGCCGTCGGCTTCCACCGTCAGCGTGGTGGAGAGGTACTCGGCGGGCGTCATCTGGCAGGCCACGAACTGGCGCCAGATCAACTCGTAGAGGCGTTCGGCATCGCGTTCCATGCCGGCCAGGTCGCTGGCCCGGCGGGCCACCTCGGAGGGGCGGATGGCCTCGTGGGCCTCCTGGGCGCCTTCCTTGCTGGAATAGCGGTTGGGTGCCTCGGGCAGGTAGCGCGCCCCGTACTCCTCGCCGATGAAGTCGCGCACGCTGGCCACCGCCTCCCCGGAGAGATTGGTGGAGTCGGTCCGCATGTAGGTGATGTAGCCGGCCTCGTAGAGGCGCTGGGCCAGCGTCATGGTCTTCTTCACCGAGAAGCCCAGCCGGCCGCTGGCGGCCTGCTGCAGCGTGGAGGTGATGAAGGGGGCGTTGGGCTTCGAGCGGGTCGGCTTGTCCTCCCGCGAGGTGATCGAAAGCGCAGCCTGGCGCAGCGCGGCGATGCGCTCCAGGGTCTCGGCCTCGGAGGTCGGCCGGAAGGCCTTGCCGTCCTGGCGCGTGAGCTCGAAGCGCACCGGCGAGGCCTCGGCGTCGTCGGCCGGCTTCAGGTCGGCGTGCACGTCCCAGAATTCCTCGGGGACGAAGGCGCGGATCTCGCGCTCGCGCTCGACGATCAGGCGCATGGCCACCGACTGCACCCGGCCCGCGGACAGGCCACGGGCGATCTTGGCCCACAGCAGCGGCGAGAGCATGAAGCCCACCACCCGGTCGAGGAAGCGGCGGGCCTGCTGGGCCTCGACCCGCGGCATGTTCAGCTGGCCGGGGTCCTCGAACGCCTCCTGGATGGCGTTCCTGGTGATCTCGTTGAACACCACGCGCCGATAGCGCGCCTCGTCGCCCCCGATGGTCTCGCGCAGGTGCCAGGCGATGGCCTCCCCCTCGCGGTCAAGGTCGGTGGCGAGATAGACGGTATCCGCCTTGTCGGCGAGCTTCTTGAGCTCGGCGACCACCTTCTCCTTGCCGGGCAGGATCTCGTAGTTGGCCTCCCAGCCATGGTCGGGGTCGATGCCCATGCGCCGGATCAGCTGGTCGTGGGCCTTGCGCTGGCGGTACTCGGCCTTCTCCTCGGCGGACATCTTGCGGGTCGCCGCGGCCTGGCGCGCACGTTCCTTGGGGTCCGAGGCTGCCTTGCCCGAGCCGCTGGTCGGCAGGTCACGAATGTGCCCCACGCTCGACTTCACGATGAAGTCGTTGCCGAGATACTTGTTGATCGTCTTGGCCTTGGCCGGCGACTCGACGATGACCAGTGACTTGCCCATAGTGCTCCACAATTCTGTAGGCGCGAGCCTGCGGGCTCGCGCCGGACGGCTTCGGCCCGCCCAGTCTCGACGGGTGAAAAATGCGCTTACCCTACCCCAGCGCCGGCCATCGCGCCAGTCACGACGGGGCCGGGCCTATGACCCTAGACCGCTGATTCCACGGCGACAAGCCCGGGATAATAACGCAACGCCCCCGCCGGCAGGCCGGCGGGGGCGGGATGACGACCGGGCGAACGCGTATCAGTCGTCTGGCTTGCCCGGCTTGCGGCGACGCGGGGCGGCCTTGCGGCTGGCACTGCGACGCCGGCTGGAGGCCGGCTTGTCGCTGGCGGCCGATGCCGCACTATCTGCCGCCGGATCGGCCTCGCCCGCCTCCTCGGCCGGCTGGGCGGTCTCCTGCAGGGGCTCGGCCGGCTGGTCAGCCGCCTGCGCGGGCTTGGCCGAGCGAGCGGTGGTCTTCGACGTCTTGGCTGGCTGGGCGGCCTCCTGCGGGGGCTTGGCCGAGCGAGGGGTGGTCTTCGACGTCTTGGCCGACTGGGCGGCCTCCTTCGGGGGCTCGGCCGGCGTGGCAGCGGGCTGCGAAGCCTCGGCCGGCTGGGCGGCCTCCTGCGGGGGCTTGGCCGAGCGAGGGGTGGTCTTCGACGTCTTGGCCGACTGGGCGGCCTCCTTCGGGGGCTCGGCCGGCTTGGCCTGGCGGAACAGCGACTGGATACGGGCGAAGCGCTCGGCGGCGTGCTCGCTGAGCTCACCGCTGG
The Halomonas sp. M4R1S46 DNA segment above includes these coding regions:
- the topA gene encoding type I DNA topoisomerase, translating into MGKSLVIVESPAKAKTINKYLGNDFIVKSSVGHIRDLPTSGSGKAASDPKERARQAAATRKMSAEEKAEYRQRKAHDQLIRRMGIDPDHGWEANYEILPGKEKVVAELKKLADKADTVYLATDLDREGEAIAWHLRETIGGDEARYRRVVFNEITRNAIQEAFEDPGQLNMPRVEAQQARRFLDRVVGFMLSPLLWAKIARGLSAGRVQSVAMRLIVEREREIRAFVPEEFWDVHADLKPADDAEASPVRFELTRQDGKAFRPTSEAETLERIAALRQAALSITSREDKPTRSKPNAPFITSTLQQAASGRLGFSVKKTMTLAQRLYEAGYITYMRTDSTNLSGEAVASVRDFIGEEYGARYLPEAPNRYSSKEGAQEAHEAIRPSEVARRASDLAGMERDAERLYELIWRQFVACQMTPAEYLSTTLTVEADGYELKARGRVLKFDGYTRVMKPMGRKDEDQSLPDLAEGTPLHLEALDPQQHFTKPPARYTEASLVKELEKKGIGRPSTYAAIISTIQDRGYVKLENRRFYAEKLGDIVTERLKESFPDLMDYSFTARMEDSLDEVAEGERRWRELLDAFYAEFREELAQAESEEGMRPNQPVPTDIDCPSCGRKMQIRTASTGVFLGCSGYNLPPKERCKTTIDLLPGDEAVAADAGEDAETDALRAKHRCPKCGTAMDSYLIDETRKLHICGNSPDCDGYEVEPGKFRIKGYDGPTIECDKCGSEMQLKSGRFGKYFGCTNEACKNTRKLLRSGEVAPPKMDPIPMPELACQKVEDHYVLRDGASGLFLAASKFPKNRETRPPLVAELKAHAEELPEKYRYLLDAPSEDPDGRPAQIRFSRKLKEQFVMTDDNGKATGWKATYADGRWQVEDKRK